Part of the Ignavibacterium album JCM 16511 genome, AAAAAATAATTTGATTCGAACTTATGATGTTCAGGAAAATGTTCTTTATGAAAAGAACTGGAACGAAGAATGGGAAAAGAGCAGGGAGGTGCTGCATATAACCGATAAGATTGTAATCAAACCAACATTTAAAGAATATGAATCGGGTGAAGATGAAATTGTAATCACACTTGATCCCAAAATGTCATTCGGAACAGGTGATCATGCAACGACAAAAATATGTGTGAAATTTTTGGGAAAATATCTTCAACCGAATTCGAATGTACTTGATGTTGGTTCCGGGACAGCAATTCTCAGTATTGTTGCAGCAAAACTTGGCGCATCAAAAGTTGTTGCTTTTGATATCGATGAATGGTCGCTTCAAAACGGAAAAGAGAATGCTAAACTTAACTCAGTGGATAATATTGTTGATGTAAGAATGTGTGAATTGAGAGATATCGCAGAAAGAAATTTTGATCTTATCGTAGCAAATATTCAAAGAAATATCTTACTGGAACTTTCTTCAGAAATAAGTAACAGAATAAATGAAAGTGGTATCTTAATCCTTTCTGGTTTACTTGAAGGCGATTATCAAATCATAACAGAAAAATATTCTGAGCTTGGTTTTAAGGAAATTGATTTTATGCAATTAGATGAATGGATAGGAATAGTTTTCAGAAAATAATTTTGTAATAAATTTACGTAGAGACTTGCCATGGCAAGTCTCTACTACAAAAGTTTAATAATAATTTTCCTTTGACAATAAAATTGTATTTTGATTTACTTCTGGGAGACTTGCTATAGCAAGTTTTTACAAATATCAAATGAATGATTGAGCAGTAATAAAAAGATTAAACCTTTGATATAATTATTTGAGACTTGCCATGGCAAGTCTCTACAAATAGCAAGTTTCAATCAAGTGTAAAAATGTACAAAATGAAATAATAAAAAATTTATTTTTTATAAATTATTTTTCCATCAAAAACTGTCATCAAAACTTCAGCATCTTTTATCTTAACAGGATCTATTGTGAGAATATCATCACTCAGCACAATTAAATCGGCAAGTTTACCAACTTCAATACTTCCTTTCTTGTTTTCTTCGAATGCAGCGTAAGCTGAATTTATTGTATAGCACTTGATTGCATCTTCAATAGAAATTTTTTGTTCAGGAATCCAACCATCGGGATATTTATCATCTAATGTTCTGCGTGTAACTGCTGCATAAAGTCCAAGCAAAGGATTAAGCGGTGCAACATACCAGTCAGTTCCAAAACATAATTTTACTCCGGCTTCAAGAAATGATTTAAATGGATACGTGTATTTAATTCTTTCCGGACCAATTCTTTTTTCAGCCCAAACACCATCATCAATACAGTGATATGGTTGAACTGAAGCAATTACTCCAAGCTTTGCAAATCTTGGTATATCCTGAAATCTTACATGTTGTGCATGCTCAATCCTGAATCTTCTATCCCACTCAGGATTTTCTTTTGTGATTTTCTCAAACAAATCAAGCATATAAGAGTTTGCTCTATCACCTATTGCGTGAACCGAAAGTTGTAATCCGTTTTTATCAGCATCCAGGCACCACTTTTCCATGCTGCCATCTGTAATTATATCCATCGGTAAACCAAAAGTAGTTGTATCCTGATTGTACTTTTCAAAAAACCAGGCAGTGCTCGAGCCGAGTGAACCATCTGCAAAAGCTTTTAATGAACCCATT contains:
- the prmA gene encoding 50S ribosomal protein L11 methyltransferase; protein product: MKKSYKEFLITSEPLNVEILSSVLWELNIDGISEEINCIKVFTEDQRITEDQIKNALEELKKNNLIRTYDVQENVLYEKNWNEEWEKSREVLHITDKIVIKPTFKEYESGEDEIVITLDPKMSFGTGDHATTKICVKFLGKYLQPNSNVLDVGSGTAILSIVAAKLGASKVVAFDIDEWSLQNGKENAKLNSVDNIVDVRMCELRDIAERNFDLIVANIQRNILLELSSEISNRINESGILILSGLLEGDYQIITEKYSELGFKEIDFMQLDEWIGIVFRK